The genomic stretch GGTTCGTACGACAACGGCTCCTTCGCCGTGATGAACCAGGTCTACCCGTTCCTGATGAACACCCCGCTGGGCAGCCCGGACGTCGAGCCGGACATCGCCGAGTCCGCGGAGTTCACCTCGCCGACGCAGTACACGGTCACCCTCAAGCCGGGCCTCACCTTCGCCAACGGCAACGAGCTGACCTCTTCCGACGTCAAGTTCTCCTTCGACCGCATGGTCGCGATCAACGACGAGAACGGCCCGGCGTCGCTGCTGTACAACCTCGACAGCGTCGAGACCCCGGACGAGCAGACCGTCGTGTTCAACCTGAAGTCCGAGAACGACCAGGTCTTCCCGCAGATCCTGTCCAGCCCGGCCGGCCCGATCGTCGACGAGGACGTCTTCGCCGCCGACGCGCTCACCCCGGACTCCGAGATCGTCGACGGCCAGGCGTTCGCCGGCCCGTACGCGATCACCGACTACGACCAGAACAACCTGGTCTCCTACGAGGCGTTCGACGGCTACGAGGGCCTGCTCGGTGCCCCGAAGACCGACGAGGTCAGCGTCCGCTACTACGCCGACGCCTCGAACCTGAAGCTCGACGTGCAGGAGGGCAACATCGACGTCGCCTTCCGCAGCCTGAGCGCGACCGACGTCGAGGACCTGCGCGGCAACGACGACGTCCAGGTCATCGACGGCCCCGGCGGCGAGATCCGCTACATCACGTTCAACTTCAACACCCAGCCGTACGGCGCGACCACGCCGGAGGCCGACCCGGCCAAGGCGCAGGCCGTGCGCCAGGCCATCGCGAGCCTGATCGACCGCGAGGCGCTGGCCGAGCAGGTCTACAAGGGCACCTACACCCCGCTGTACTCCTTCGTGCCCGAGGGCCTCACCGGCGCCGTCGAGCCGCTGAAGGAGAAGTACGGCGACGGCGAGGGTGGTCCGGACGCCGACGCCGCCGCCGAGCTGCTGCAGGCCGCCGGGGTGGAGACCCCCGTGCAGCTGAACCTGCAGTACTCCAACGACCACTACGGCCCGTCCTCGGGTGACGAGTACGCCCTCATCAAGGACCAGCTGGAGCGCTCCGGGCTGTTCACGGTCGACCTGCAGACCACCGAGTGGACGCAGTACTCCGAGCAGCGCGTCGCCGACGCGTACCCGGCCTACCAGCTCGGCTGGTTCCCGGACTACTCCGACGCCGACAACTACCTGACGCCGTTCTTCCTCACGGAGAACTTCCTCAGCAACCACTACTCGAACCCGCAGGTCAACGATCTGATCCTGCAGCAGGCGACGACGGCCGACCCGGCCGAGCGGCAGGCCCTGATCGAGCAGATCCAGCAGCTGGAGGCCGACGACCTGTCGACCCTGCCGTACCTGCAGGGTGCCCAGGTGGCCGTCACCGGCACCGACGTCGACGGCGCCCAGGACACCCTGGACCCGTCGTTCAAGTTCCGCTACGGCGCCCTGTCCAAGGGCTGATCCACCGCACCACCCCCGGCCCCGGGCGACCCGCACCTCGCGGAGCGCCCGGGGCCGGGCTCGTCCGGCCCGCCCTCTCCGACGGGCCGTCTGATGGACTGGGAGCGATGACCACGACCTCCGAGCTGGCCGGGAACGCCACCGAGCCGGCCGCACCACCCGCGAGCCGCCGGCGGCGCACCGGTGGCGGCGGACTGGGGAGCTACCTCCTCGTCCGCTTCCTGCTGATCTTCCCGACGATCTTCATCCTGGTGACGACCGTCTTCTTCCTGATGCGCGCCACCGGTGACCCGATCACCGCCGCGCTGGGTGGGCGGTTGCCGGCCGACCAGCTGGCCGAGCGGATCCGGGAGGCCGGCTACGACCGGCCGCTGTTCACCCAGTACCTCGAGTACCTGGGCAACGTGCTCAGCGGCGACTTCGGCACCACGCTCAGCGACCGGCGGCCGGTCACCGAGGTGCTCACCACCTTCGGCGCCGCCACCCTGGAGCTGACCTTCTACGCCCTGATCGTCGCCTTCGTGGTCGGCATCCCGCTCGGGCAGCTGGCCGCCTACATGCGCGACCGGGCGCCCGACGCGCTGCTGCGGGTCTTCGCGATCCTCTGCTACGCCACCCCGGTCTTCTTCGCCGGCCTGCTGCTCAAGCTCGTGTTCGCCGTCCAGCTCGACTGGCTCCCGGTCGCCGGGCGGGCCTCCACCCGCACCGAGATCGAGCTGACCCGGCTGGACAGCCAGACCGGCATCTACCTGATCGACGCGATCCGCACCGGCAACCCCGACGTGATCGTCGACGTGCTGCAGCACGCCGTGCTGCCCGCCGTCGCCCTCGGCCTGCTCACCGCCGGGGTCTTCCTGCGGCTGGTGCGCACCAACGTCATCGGCACGCTGGGCAACGGGTACGTCGAGGCGGCCCGCTCGCGCGGCGTCGGGGAGTACCGGCTGCTGCGCAAGCACGCCTACCGCCCGGCGCTGATCCCGATCATCACCGTCATGGGCATGCAGATCGCCCTGCTGCTGGCGGGTGCGGTGCTCACCGAGACGACCTTCGAGTGGAAGGGCCTGGGCTTCCAGCTCGCCGAGTACCTGCAGGCCCGCGACTTCGTCGCCGTGCAGGGGATCGTGGCGCTGCTGGCGGTCATCGTGGCCGTCACCAACTTCGTCGTCGACGTCATCGCCGCGCTCATCGACCCCCGGGTGAGGTACTGAGATGGCCGCCACCACCGAGAGCCCCACCGGGAGCCCCACCGGTAGCACGGCCACCACCGCACCGGCCGGCCGGCGCCGCACCTGGCGCCGGCTGCCGATCGTCCAGCAGCTCCGGCAGAGCGTCGGCCTGCAGCGCGGCATGCTCGTCGCCGGGCTGGTGCTCTCCGGCGTCTTCGTGCTCACCGCCGTCTTCGCCCCGCTGCTGGCGCCCTACGAGTACAGCCAGCTCCGCGACGCCCAGGGCTCCTTCGGCGCGCAGCAGGCGCCGTCGGCCGAGCACTGGCTCGGCACCACCGTCGGCGGGTACGACGTGCTGTCCCGGGTCATCTGGGGCTCCCGGACGGCGCTGTACGTCATCGTCGTCGCGGTCGCCCTGTCCATCGTCCTCGGCGTGCTGCTCGGCCTGGTGTCCGGTTACTTCGGCGGCTGGCTGGACCGGGTGCTGGTGGTCATCGCCGACGCCGTCTACGCCTTCCCCGCGCTGCTGCTGGCGATCATCATGGCGATCGTCATCAGCGGCGGGCAGTCGGACATGTGGGGCGGCATCTGGGCCGCCGCGATCTCCATCACCGTGGTCTTCATCCCGCAGTACTTCCGGGTGGTGCGCGCGGAGACGGTGCGGATCAAGTCCGAGGCGTTCGTCGAGTCCGCGCGGGTGATCGGCGCCAGCAACCGACGGATCATGCTGCGGCACGTGCTGCGCAACGCCACACGCACCCTGCCGCTGATCCTGACCCTCAACGCGTCCGAGGCGATCCTCACCCTCGCCGGGCTGGGCTTCCTCGGCTTCGGCATCGAGCCGACCGACGCCGCCGAGTGGGGCTACGACCTCAACCGGGCGCTGTCCGACGTCACCAGCGGCATCTGGTGGACCGCGCTCTTCCCGGGCCTGGCGATCGTGCTGGTCGTGCTCGGGCTGACGCTGGTCGGGGAGAGCCTCAACGACCTCGCCGACCCGCGGCTGCGCACCCGCCGCCGGGCGGCCCAGCAGCAGCCCGAGGGGGTGGCCGAGGTGTCCGCGGTGCGTGGCGGCGCGCTCAGCGCCGGGCCGGGCGGCGTCGACGGGCTCGAGCCCCAGGGGCCGCAGCAGCAGGAGCCCGAGGGCCAGGGACGGGGAGACCGAGCATGAGCACCACCACGACCCCGACCGGCAGCACCGCGACCGGTCCGGGCAGCGGGGACGTCGTCGAGATCCGCGACCTCGCGGTCTCCTTCGCCACCGACGCCGGCTCCGTGGCCGCCGTCCGCGACGTCAGCCTGACCGTGGCCGCCGGCGAGGTGCTGGCGATCGTCGGGGAGAGCGGCAGCGGCAAGACCGTCACCGCACGCACCATCCTGGGCCTGCTGCCGGAGACGGCCACCGCTCGCGGCGCGGTGGTGCTGCGCAGCCGGGACGGCGGCAGCTCGCACGACGTCGTCACCCTGCGGGGCAGCCAGCTGCGCGAGGTGCGCGGGCAGGACGCCGCCATGGTGTTCCAGGAGCCCTCGACGGCGCTGAACCCGGTCTACCCGGTGGGCTGGCAGATCACCGAGGGGCTGCGCGCGCACGGGAAGCTCAGCAAGGCCGAGGCCCGGGCCAAGGCGATCGACGTGCTGCGCCGGGTCGGCATCCCCGACCCGGAGACCCGGATCGACCACTACCCGCACCAGTTCTCCGGCGGGCAGAAGCAGCGCATCGTCATCGCCCAGGCGCTGGTCCTCGACCCCGGCGTCATCGTCGCCGACGAGCCGACCACCGCCCTCGACGTCACCGTGCAGGCCGAGATCCTCGACCTGCTGCGCCGCTGCCGCGACGACTTCGGTGCCGCGATCGTGCTGATCACGCACAACATGGGGGTCGTCGCCGACCTCGCCGACCGGGTCGCGGTGATGTACCGCGGGGAGCTGGTCGAGCAGGCCGACGTCCGCACCCTGTTCGCCGCCCCGAAGGAGCCCTACACCCAGCAGCTGCTGGCCGCCGTCCCGCGGCTGGGCAGTGGCTCGGCCAGCGCCCGGGCGCGTGCCGAGCAGCGGGCACCCGGCTGGGCCGAGACGGCACCGGTGGTCGCGGCGCGCGACCTGCGGATCGTCTACCCGGGCCGGCTGCGCAAGCCCGACTTCACCGCCGTCGACGGCGTGAGCTTCGACATCCGGCCCGGCGAGGTGCTCGGGCTGGTGGGGGAGAGCGGCAGCGGCAAGACGACGATCGGGCGCGCCATCGCCGGGCTCACCCGGGTCAGCGGCGGGTCGCTGCAGGTGCTGGGCACCGAGATGAACGGGATGAAGGAGCGCACCTTCCGCCCCGTGCGCGAGCGGATCGGGTTCGTCTTCCAGGACCCGGCGACCAGCTTCAACCCGCTGCTCACCATCGCCGACGCGGTCGCCGAACCGCTGGTGGTGCACAAGCGGGCGAAGGACCCGCGCGCCGCCCGCCGGCGGGTCGACGAGCTGCTCGAGGCGGTACAGCTGCCGAAGGCCTTCGGTGACCGGTACCCGCACGAGCTCTCCGGCGGTCAGCGGCAGCGGGCCAGCCTGGCCCGCGCGCTGGCGCTGGACCCCGAGCTGCTCATCGCCGACGAGCCCACCTCCGCGCTGGACGTCTCGGTGCAGGCCCGGGTGCTGGAGCTCTTCGCCGACCTGCAGCGCCAGCTGGGGTTCGCCGCGCTGTTCATCAGCCACGACCTCGCCGTCGTCGACCTGCTCGCCGACCGGATCGCGGTGCTCCTGCGCGGCAAGCTGGTCGAGGAGGGCACCGGCGAGGAGGTGCTCGGCGCGCCGCAGCACGCCTACACCCGGCGGCTGCTGGCCTCGCTGCCGGTGCCCGACCCGGACCAGCAGGCCACCCGCCGGGCCGAGTGGGAGCGCCTGCGCGCGACGGACTGATCCTGCTCCACGCGGGGAGCGGGGAGTCGTCCTCGCTCCCCGCGCGACGAGCCGGCGTCAGCCCGCCGGCCACGCTCCGCTGGTGCCCGTGACGGCGTCCTGCTGCGTCTCGCCGCGCACGTCACCGTGCGCGAGGCCGTCGGCGTGTGCGGTGCGCTGGGCCGGGATGCTGCCGAGCCGGCCGGCGGAGTGGTCGGCGAAGGCGTCCCGCAGCTCCTGCCGGCTGTTCATCACGAACGGCCCGTACATGGCGATCGGCTCCCGGATCGGCAGGCCGCCGAGGACGACGACGTCCAGGTCGGGCGTGCGGGACTCCGCGTGCCGGTCGCCGGGCCGGGTGCCGTGCACGGTCACCGTGTCGCCGGGGCCCAGCACGACCAGCTGACCGGTGTGCACCGGGGCGCCGTCGATGCCCACCGCGCCGCTGCCGGAGAGCACGTAGACCAGCGCGTTGAAGTCCGGGCGCCAGGGCAGCTGCAGGGTCGCCCCGGGGGAGACGGTGGCGTGCACCATCGCCATCGGGGTGTACGTGCTGCCCGGGCCGGTGTGCCCGCCGACGTCGCCGGCGATCACCCGGAGCAGCGCACCGCCGTCCGGGCTGGCCAGCAGCACCGACTCCCGCGCGCGCAGGTCCTGGTAGCGCGGCTCCGCCCACTTCTGCGCCCGGGGCAGGTTCACCCACAGCTGCAGGCCGTGGAACAGGCCGCCGCTGAGCACCAGCGCCTCCGGCGGCTTCTCGATGTGCAACACCCCCGACCCCGCGGTCATCCACTGGGTGTCGCCGTCGCTGATGGTGCCCCCGCCACCGTGGCTGTCGGCGTGCTCGAAGGTGCCGTCGAGCAGGTAGGTGACGGTCTCGAACCCCCGGTGCGGGTGCCACGAGGTGCCCTTCGGCTCACCCGGGGCATACTCGACCTCGCCCATCTGGTCCATGTGCAGGAACGGGTCCAGGTCGCGCAGGTCGACGCCGGCGAAGGCGCGGCGCACGGGGAAGCCCTCGCCCTCGTAGCCCTGCGGTGCGCTGGTGACCGACCGGGTGCGCCGCTGGACGGTGCGCGGCGCGGGCAGCGGCACCCGGGGCAGGGTGGTGGTGTCCTCGACGGTGACGGCGGGCATGGCGGCCTCATTCCTGTTGAAAGCTCAACCAGATGCCACTGTAAGCCGTCGCGAGCCGGGCGTCTTCCCGGCCGGTGGTCACCCCCGGCGGTGCTCCCGGCGCCAGCGGCGCTCGGCCGCGTCGGCGAGCAGCAGGAAGGCCTGTGCCTCGGGGGAGTGCCCCGGCCGGTCGAAGTGCGGGGCGGCGCTGGCCCCGCTCACCCGGCCCGACGGGTCGAGCCGGGCCACCGCCGCCGCCAGCAGCTCGCAGCCCACGTCGGCGCAGTGGGCGGGGAGCCAGCCCTCACCCGCGCCGGTGAGCGCGGCCCAGGCGAACATCGCGGCGACGGTCGGGTCCGAGCGGCTCGCCGGGTCGTCGAGCACGTCCCCCAGGAGCCCGTCGGGACGGCGCAGCGGCAGGACGACGTCCAGCAGCCCGCGCACCTCCGTGGCCACCTCGACCCCGCGCCGCCCGGGCAGCCAGCGGACCGTGCGGGCCAGGCCGGCCACCACCCAGCCGTTGCCGGTGCCCCAGGCCCGCGGGTCGGCGAACGTCCCGGCGTCCTCGTCCCAGCGGGCGGCCCACAGCCCGGTGTCCGGGTCGCGCAGCCGGGTCCGGTGCCCGTCGAGCTGGTCCAGCGCGGCGACGGCGGCACCGGTCGCGGCGAGGAAGGGCACCGCCATGTAGACGGTGTCGGCCCACACCTGACGGCCCTCCACCAGGTGGAACAGCGTGCCGTCGCCCGCCCGGGGCGCACCGGACAGCAACCAGGCGCGCTGCCGGGCGGCCGCCGCGGCCAGCCCCTCGTCACCGGTGCGGCCGGCCACCAGGTCGACGAACTCGCCCACCGCCCCGCCGTTCACCGAGCAGAGCGGGTCCAGCTCGGCCAGCCGCCCGTCGGGCAGCTGCCGGGCCACCGCGTCGTCCAGCAGCACGCGCAACGGGGCCGCCGTGCCCGACTCGTCGAGCACGGCGGCCGTGAGCCCCTGGTCCCAGCTGTGCCGCTGGGTGACCAGGAGTGCGGTCAGCACCTGCGCGCGGACCTCGTCGTCCAGCACGTGAGCCTCCAGTTTCCTCGGTCCGCTCCTCGGTCGCTGGCGCTCCCTGCGATGCTCCCGGCGACAGCTGTCGATCTCCTTCGGTCCGCTCCTCGGTCGCTGGCGCTCCCTGCGATGCTCCCGGCGACAGCTGTCGATCTCCTTCGGTCCGCTCCTCGGTCGCTGGCGCTCCCTGCGATGCTCCCGGCGACAGCTGTCGAGCTAGAACGAGATCTCGGTGCCGTCCTTGAAGATCCGGCCGGTCACCGTCACCGGCTCGCGCAACAGAGCCAGGGCGCCCTGCGCGCTCTCCGCCGGGGTGCCCGGGGCCTCCTGGCCACCGAGGTCGGTGCGCACCCAGCCCGGGTCCAGGGCGTTGACCGCGACCTCGCCGGCGAGCTGCGCGGCCTGCATGAGCACCAGCCCGTTGAGCGCCCACTTGCTCACCCGGTAGCTGCCGATGCCGGCGTCCCGGATCAGCTCGGTGGTGCCCGCCCCGGAGCTGACGTGCACCACCCGGGGCTCGTCGCCCTTGCGCAGCGCCGGCAGCAACGCCAGCACCAGCCGGTGCGGGACGACGCAGTTGACCAGCAGGCTCTCCTCGAGCGTGCCGGCCGGCTCGTCCTCGAACCGTGGCTCGCGGGCGAGCATCACGCCGGCGTTGTTCACCAGCACGTCGAGCCCACCCCACCGCTGCCCGACAGCCTCGGCCAGCCGCCCGGGCGTGGCCTCGTCGGTGAGCTCGGCGACGACCGCGGTGAACGAGCCGGGGCCGCCGGCCAGCTCCGCGGTCAGCTGGTCCAGCGCCGCCGCATCCCGGGCGGTGCCGAGCACGTCGGCACCGGCCGCGACCAGCTGCCGGGCGACGGCCGCGCCGACCCCGCGGGAGGCGCCGGTGAGCAGCACCCGGCGTCCCGCGAGGTCGGCGCTGGAAGAGCCGACCGTCACACGCCGTCCTTGGCGGTGCGGATGACGTCGGCGTAGGTGCGGGCGCTGTCCTTCGGCGTCCGCACCTGGGTGTCGTAGTCGACGTGCACGATGCCGAACCGCTGGTCGTAGCCGCGGGCCCACTCGTAGTTGTCCAGCAGCGACCAGGCGAAGTACCCGCGCACGTCGGCGCCGGCCTCGATCGCCTCGGTCATCGCGGCCAGGTGCCGCAGCAGGTAGTCGACCCGCTCCGGGTCGTGCACCTGCCCGTCGGCGGACACCTGGTCCGGCCAGGCGGAGCCGTTCTCGGTGATGAACATCGGCAGGCCCGGGGCGACCCCGCTGATCCAGGTCAGCAGCTCGGTGAACGCCTCGGGGTTGATGCCCCAGCCCATGGTGGTGGTCGGGCCCTCGGGCTCCAGGTCCGCGACCAGCTCGCCGCCGATGAACGCCGTCTGCTTGCCGGTGGGCTCGCTGACCGCCCGCACCGTCGACTGGAAGTAGTAGTTCACGCCCAGCCAGTCGACCGGGGTGGAGATGATCTCCAGGTCGCCGTCCTCGATCGGCAGCGGCGCGCCGGCGGCGGTCAGGTCCTCGGCGACGTCGGCCGGGTACTCCCCGGTGACGATCGGCACCAGGAACATCCGGTTCTGCTGACCGTCGAGCCGGCGGGCGGCGTCGAGGTCGGCGGCGGAGTCGGTGGCCGCCTTCATCGGGGTGAAGTTCAGCGTGATGCCCAGGTGGTCGGCGCCCTTGTCGCGCAGCGTCTGGATCGCCAGGCCGTGGCCCAGCAGCAGGTGGTGCACCGCGCGGGAGGCCTCGACCGGGTCGGTGTGGCCCGGCGCGTGCTGACCGGCCATGTGGCCCAGCAGCGAGCTGCACATCGGCTCGTTGAGGGTCGACCAGTGCGGGATCCGGTCACCGAGGGCGTCGTACAGCACGCCGGCGTACTCGGCGAAGCGGTGGGCGGTGTCGCGGTCGGTCCAGCCGCCCTTGTCCTGCAGCGCCTGCGGCAGGTCCCAGTGGTAGAGCGTCAGCCACGGGTCGATGCCGGCCTCGAGCAGCTCGTCGACCAGGCGGCGGTAGAAGTCGACGCCGCGCTGCTCGATGCGGCCGGTGCCCTCGGGGAGGATCCGCGACCAGGAGACGGAGAACCGGTAGGCGTCCAGGCCCAGGTCCTTCATCAGGGCGACGTCCTGCGGGTAGCGCACGTAGTGCTCGCAGGCGACGTCGCCGGTGTGGCCCAGGTGGGTCTTGCCGGGGGTGTGGCTGAAGGTGTCCCAGATCGACGGGCCGCGGCCGTCGACGTCGACGGCGCCCTCGATCTGGTAGGCGGCGGTGGCTGCGCCGAACGTGAACCCCGGGGGGAACACGAGGCCGGCGGCGCGGTCTTCGCGGACGTCGGTGGATGTCATGGGGAGAGGTTCCTCTTTCGTTGACGGCATGGTGCAGCTGGCCCCTGCAGGGCCCGCCGCGAGCGTGCGAGTGGTGGTGGGGGGCAGGTGGTCCTCGTTCAGTCGACGCGCAGGCCGGTCGTGGGGTCGAAGACGTGCAGCTGGCCGGGGAGCACGGAGACGTGCACCCGGTCGCCGGCGGCCGCGGTGGTGCGCGGCTCGGTGCGGACGATCACGTCGGCGCCGTCGTCGGCGCCCCCGCGGAGCCGGGCGTAGAGGAAGGCGTCGCTGCCCAGGTGCTCCACGACGTCGACGTCGACCGGGACGCCGTCGCCGGTGGGGGACAGCACGACGGCCTCCGGCCGGAAACCGACCGTGACCTGGCCGTTGCCGGCCGAGGCGCGGGTCAGCTGCTCGCGGGGCACCGGCAGCACCGCGCCACCGAGGGCCACGCCGCCGTCGACCGCCGGCCCGGTGGCGATGTTCATCGCCGGGGAGCCGATGAAGCCGGCGACGAACACGTTGGCCGGCCGGTCGTACAGCGAGCCGGGGGTGTCGCACTGCTGCAGGACGCCGTCCTTGAGCACCGCGACCCGGTCGCCCATGGTCATCGCCTCGACCTGGTCGTGGGTGACGTAGACGGTGGTGGTGCCCAGCCGCCGTTGCAGGGCGGCGATCTGGGTGCGGGTCTGCACGCGCAGCTTGGCGTCCAGGTTGGACAGCGGCTCGTCCATCAGGAACACCTGCGGGTTGCGCACGATCGCCCGGCCCATCGCGACCCGCTGCCGCTGCCCACCGGAGAGCGCCTTCGGCCGGCGGGACAGGTAGGGCTCCAGGTCCAGGATCTTCGCCGCCTCGCGGACCCGGGTGGCGCGCTCGTCCTTGGAGATGCCGGCGAGCTTCAGCGCGAAGCCCATGTTCTCCTCCACCGTCATGTGCGGGTAGAGGGCGTAGCTCTGGAACACCATGGCGATGTCCCGGTCCTTGGGCGGGGAGTCGGTGACGTCGCGCTGGCCGATGACGATCGAGCCGGAGTCGACCTCCTCCAGCCCGGCGAGCATCCGCAGCGAGGTGGACTTGCCGCAGCCCGAGGGCCCGACCAGGACGAGGAACTCGCCGTCGGCGATCTCCAGGTCCAGGGCGTCGACGGCCGGCCGCTCGGCCTTCGGGTAGATCCGGGTGGCGTGCTCGAAGGTGACGGTGGCCATGTCAGGCGCCTTTCCGGCTGGACGGTGAGGGGGTCGGGAGGTGGGCGCCGGTCATCCCTTCACCGCGCCCTGCATGATGCCGCCGACGATCTGCTTGCCGAGGATCGCGAAGACGATGAGCACCGGCAGGGTGCCCAGCAGCGTGCCGGCCATGATCACCGCGCGCTGCGGGACGTAGCCGGAGCCCAGCCCTGCCAGCGCGACCTGCACGGTCGGGTTGGCGGTGGTCAGCGCGATGAGCGGCCAGAAGAACTCGTTCCACGCGGTGAGGAAGGTGAGCATCGCCAGCACCGCCATCGCCGGGCGGGCCACCGGCAGCACGATCGACCGGAAGATCCGGAAGGTCGACGCGCCGTCGACGCGGCCGGCCTCCAGCAGCTCGTTGGGCAGCGCGGAGATCAGGAACTGGCGCATGAAGAAGACGCCGAACGCGCTGACCAGGGTGGGCAGGATGACCGCCTGCAGCTGGTTCACCCACTGCAGCTCGGCGATCATCATGAACAGCGGGATCACCGCCAGCTGGGTGGGCACCATCATCGTGCCGATCACCAGCGCGAGCAGCAGCCCGCGGCCGCGGAACTGCAGCTTGGCGAAGGCGAACCCGGCCAGCGTGCAGAACAGCACCGTGCCGATCGTGATCGCGCTGGAGACCAGCACCGAGTTCAGGATGGCCAGTCCGATCGGGGCCTGGTCCAGCGCCAGCCGCATGTTGTCGAAGAAGCTGGCGTTGGGCAGGAACGGCGGCGGGGTCGCCGCGATCTCGGCGTTGGTGTGCGACCCGGCCACCACGGTCCAGTAGAGGGGGAAGATCGACACCAGCGACACCAGGGTGAGCAGGGTGTACGCCACCGGCCCGGCCTTGCCGTTCTTCCCGCCGGCGCCCTTGCCGCGGCGCCTGGTGGGCCCGCCGGTGGTCGAGGGTGCCTCGGTCTGCTCCGTGTCCGGGAGAGCGATCGTCGCCATGCCCGCCTCCTACCGCTCGGCCCGGGAGCGGAGGCGGCCGATCACGGCGTTGACCCCCACGATCACCAGGATGATCAGGAACATCGCCCAGGCGGTGGTGGCCGCCTGCCCGATGTGGAAGTTGGTCCAGCCCTGCTGGTACATGAGCAGGCCCAGCGTCTGGTACTGGCCCGCGGAGCCACCGCTGGTGGTGCCGTTGCCGGCGAACAGCAGCGGCTCACCGAACAGCTGCACGGCGCCGATGGTGGAGATGACGACGGTGAACAGGATCGTCGGGCGCAGCGACGGGATGGTCACGTGCAGGAACTGCTTCCACTTGCTGGCGCCGTCGATCTCCGCGGCCTCGTACAACTCGCCGGGGATCGACTGCATGGCGGCCAGGTAGATCAGCGCGTTGTAGCCGGTCCAGCGCCAGGTCACGATCACGGCGATCGCGACCTGGCTGCTCACGGTGCCGGCCTCCCAGTCGATCCGGTCCAGGCCGACGGCCTCCAGGCCGGTGTTGATCAGGCCGTAGTCGCGGCCGAAGAGCTGGGCGAAGACCAGGGTCGCCGCGGCGATGCTCGTCGCGTACGGCATCAGCATCACGGTGCGGAAGAAGGTCCGGCCGCGGAGCTTGTAGTTGAGCAGGTGGGCCAGGCCCAGGGCCATGCACAGCTGGGGGACCGTGGAGAGGATCCCGATGGTGAGGGTGTTGCGGGCGGCGTTCCAGAAGAACTCGCTCTCCAGCAGGTTGCGGTAGTTCTCCAGGCCGATGAACTCACCGCCGTTGATGTTGCTCAGGCTCGTGCGGTGCAGCGAGATCCAGGCGGTGTAGAGGAACGGGTAGAGGCTGAAGGCGGCGAAGACCAGGAAGAACGGGGCGACGTAGGCGTAGCCCCAGCGGTTCCGGGTGAGCCGCCGACGCCTGCGGGGGCGGGCGGGGAAGTCGGGCCTGTCGGGTGGGGGTGCGGCGATGGCCGCCTCGCGGACGGTGCCACTCGCGATGGTCATGCGGGGTCCTGACGGTCGGGTGCGCGGGTCGGGCGGGCGAGGGGTCCTGGCTGGAGGACCCGGCCGGGGCAGCCGGTCCCGCCGCGGGTGCGGTCGGCGGGGCCGGTGCAGGTGCCCGGGAGCGGGAGACGCTCCCGGGCACCGCGTCCGGATCGGCGTGCCGAGCGGGGCTCAGCCGCCGATGGCCTGCTCGGCCGCCTTCAGCGCGTCCTCGAACGCCTGGTCGGGGCTCGTCCCACGGGTGGCGATGTCCGTCAGGCCGGTGGTGAAGGCCTCCTGGATCTGGGTGTCGTACGGGCCGATCGGCGTCCGGCGGATGTTCGCCGCCGACTCACCGAAGATCGC from Modestobacter roseus encodes the following:
- a CDS encoding ABC transporter substrate-binding protein produces the protein MNSLSRSGRRALVATAGITAAALTLAACGGSDDGGSGGSGGGDLLTIGTSDKITTIDPAGSYDNGSFAVMNQVYPFLMNTPLGSPDVEPDIAESAEFTSPTQYTVTLKPGLTFANGNELTSSDVKFSFDRMVAINDENGPASLLYNLDSVETPDEQTVVFNLKSENDQVFPQILSSPAGPIVDEDVFAADALTPDSEIVDGQAFAGPYAITDYDQNNLVSYEAFDGYEGLLGAPKTDEVSVRYYADASNLKLDVQEGNIDVAFRSLSATDVEDLRGNDDVQVIDGPGGEIRYITFNFNTQPYGATTPEADPAKAQAVRQAIASLIDREALAEQVYKGTYTPLYSFVPEGLTGAVEPLKEKYGDGEGGPDADAAAELLQAAGVETPVQLNLQYSNDHYGPSSGDEYALIKDQLERSGLFTVDLQTTEWTQYSEQRVADAYPAYQLGWFPDYSDADNYLTPFFLTENFLSNHYSNPQVNDLILQQATTADPAERQALIEQIQQLEADDLSTLPYLQGAQVAVTGTDVDGAQDTLDPSFKFRYGALSKG
- a CDS encoding pirin family protein codes for the protein MPAVTVEDTTTLPRVPLPAPRTVQRRTRSVTSAPQGYEGEGFPVRRAFAGVDLRDLDPFLHMDQMGEVEYAPGEPKGTSWHPHRGFETVTYLLDGTFEHADSHGGGGTISDGDTQWMTAGSGVLHIEKPPEALVLSGGLFHGLQLWVNLPRAQKWAEPRYQDLRARESVLLASPDGGALLRVIAGDVGGHTGPGSTYTPMAMVHATVSPGATLQLPWRPDFNALVYVLSGSGAVGIDGAPVHTGQLVVLGPGDTVTVHGTRPGDRHAESRTPDLDVVVLGGLPIREPIAMYGPFVMNSRQELRDAFADHSAGRLGSIPAQRTAHADGLAHGDVRGETQQDAVTGTSGAWPAG
- a CDS encoding ABC transporter permease; its protein translation is MAATTESPTGSPTGSTATTAPAGRRRTWRRLPIVQQLRQSVGLQRGMLVAGLVLSGVFVLTAVFAPLLAPYEYSQLRDAQGSFGAQQAPSAEHWLGTTVGGYDVLSRVIWGSRTALYVIVVAVALSIVLGVLLGLVSGYFGGWLDRVLVVIADAVYAFPALLLAIIMAIVISGGQSDMWGGIWAAAISITVVFIPQYFRVVRAETVRIKSEAFVESARVIGASNRRIMLRHVLRNATRTLPLILTLNASEAILTLAGLGFLGFGIEPTDAAEWGYDLNRALSDVTSGIWWTALFPGLAIVLVVLGLTLVGESLNDLADPRLRTRRRAAQQQPEGVAEVSAVRGGALSAGPGGVDGLEPQGPQQQEPEGQGRGDRA
- a CDS encoding dipeptide ABC transporter ATP-binding protein — encoded protein: MSTTTTPTGSTATGPGSGDVVEIRDLAVSFATDAGSVAAVRDVSLTVAAGEVLAIVGESGSGKTVTARTILGLLPETATARGAVVLRSRDGGSSHDVVTLRGSQLREVRGQDAAMVFQEPSTALNPVYPVGWQITEGLRAHGKLSKAEARAKAIDVLRRVGIPDPETRIDHYPHQFSGGQKQRIVIAQALVLDPGVIVADEPTTALDVTVQAEILDLLRRCRDDFGAAIVLITHNMGVVADLADRVAVMYRGELVEQADVRTLFAAPKEPYTQQLLAAVPRLGSGSASARARAEQRAPGWAETAPVVAARDLRIVYPGRLRKPDFTAVDGVSFDIRPGEVLGLVGESGSGKTTIGRAIAGLTRVSGGSLQVLGTEMNGMKERTFRPVRERIGFVFQDPATSFNPLLTIADAVAEPLVVHKRAKDPRAARRRVDELLEAVQLPKAFGDRYPHELSGGQRQRASLARALALDPELLIADEPTSALDVSVQARVLELFADLQRQLGFAALFISHDLAVVDLLADRIAVLLRGKLVEEGTGEEVLGAPQHAYTRRLLASLPVPDPDQQATRRAEWERLRATD
- a CDS encoding ABC transporter permease — protein: MTTTSELAGNATEPAAPPASRRRRTGGGGLGSYLLVRFLLIFPTIFILVTTVFFLMRATGDPITAALGGRLPADQLAERIREAGYDRPLFTQYLEYLGNVLSGDFGTTLSDRRPVTEVLTTFGAATLELTFYALIVAFVVGIPLGQLAAYMRDRAPDALLRVFAILCYATPVFFAGLLLKLVFAVQLDWLPVAGRASTRTEIELTRLDSQTGIYLIDAIRTGNPDVIVDVLQHAVLPAVALGLLTAGVFLRLVRTNVIGTLGNGYVEAARSRGVGEYRLLRKHAYRPALIPIITVMGMQIALLLAGAVLTETTFEWKGLGFQLAEYLQARDFVAVQGIVALLAVIVAVTNFVVDVIAALIDPRVRY